The Deinococcus hopiensis KR-140 sequence TTCTGAAGGACGCAGCGTGGGGCGAACTCGACTACCTGATCGTGGACCTGCCGCCGGGCACCGGAGACGTGCAGCTGTCGCTGACGCAGACCGTGCAGGTGACGGGCGCGGTGCTGGTGACCACGCCGCAGGACGTGGCCCTGATCGACGCGGCGCGCGCGCTCGACATGTTCCGCAAAGCCAGTGTGCCCGTGCTGGGCGTGGTGGAGAACATGAGCTACTTCGTGGCTCCCGACACCGGGCTGACCTACGACATCTTCGGACGGGGCGGCTCGCGCAAACTCGGCAACCTGCCCCACCTGGGCGAGATTCCGCTCGACACGGAGGTGCGGCAGGACGCCGACGCGGGGCTGCCCACCGTGCTGGCGCATCCCGAGTCACCTGCCGCTCAGGCCATGCGGCAGATCGCGCGTAACCTTGCCGGGCGGATCAGCGTACAGGCGATGGCCCACCTGCCCGAACAACTTCCGGTGGTGTGAGGTGACGCTCGCCTCTCCCCTGCCCGCCACAGCGGTCACGTCCCCCGCACCCGAGCGGACCAAACACCGGCTGCTGGAGCTGCTCAAGCGGCACGGCCCGCAGACGGTGCAGGACCTGGCGGCCCACCTGGGCGTCTCTGTGCCGGGCGCGCGGCGGCACCTGACGGACCTTCAAGACCAGGGCTTGATCGAGGCGCGGACCGAGCGGCCCGGTGGCCGGGGGCGGCCGCAGCACGTGTTTCTGCTTACCGAACGGGGCGAGGCGGTGTTTCCCCGGACCTACTCGGCGCTGTGCATGGACGTGCTGCGCCACGTCCAGGCCCTGTACGGCGAGGAAGCGGTGCTCAAAGTGCTTGACGCCCGCAGCGAAGAGCTCGCCGCCCGTCTCCTGGAGGAGATGCCCCACGAACTGCCCCTCGCCGAGCGGGTACAGGGGCTGACCGTCTGGCTGACCACGGCAGGTTTCGACGCCGTGGCCGAGGAGAACGTGGACGGGTCCTGGACCATCTTGGAACGCAACTGCCCCAACCTCACGGTGGCCCGGCAGTACCCGCAGATGTGCGTCAGCGAGCTGGGCATGCTCGCGCAGGTGCTGGGCGTGCCAGTGACCCGCAGTTCGCGCATCGCGTGCGGGCAGGGCAGCTGCCGCTACCGGATCGGGCCCTGAGATGAGCGCCGCACCTCCTCCACCGCGGGGTTCATCCGGGGCGCTGTACAGCCTGGTCGCCTGGCCGCCCGCCCCCCTGGACAGCTGGCTGCGGCGTACACAGGAGCGGCTGAACGTGCGGGCGTTCGGAGCCCCACATCTCAACCTGCGCGCACCCTTTCAGACGTCGCTGTCTGCGCCGGAACTGGTTGCGGCCTTCCGCGAGGTGCTGCGCCGCGAGCCTGCCTTCGACGTGCGCGTGAAGGGCTG is a genomic window containing:
- a CDS encoding helix-turn-helix transcriptional regulator — translated: MTLASPLPATAVTSPAPERTKHRLLELLKRHGPQTVQDLAAHLGVSVPGARRHLTDLQDQGLIEARTERPGGRGRPQHVFLLTERGEAVFPRTYSALCMDVLRHVQALYGEEAVLKVLDARSEELAARLLEEMPHELPLAERVQGLTVWLTTAGFDAVAEENVDGSWTILERNCPNLTVARQYPQMCVSELGMLAQVLGVPVTRSSRIACGQGSCRYRIGP